One Hypanus sabinus isolate sHypSab1 chromosome 4, sHypSab1.hap1, whole genome shotgun sequence genomic region harbors:
- the iqcb1 gene encoding IQ calmodulin-binding motif-containing protein 1 isoform X1 has translation MNEQIDFFSTNSTEDISYGTLWDTFKAYIRGQIISYTVGLRKRIKKEALLLVDKIKEIDKKYLITPSKELYKQRVELQTEYSLLLTSSIENQLMKSRSDFYIHSDKSGKLLASQLKNALVKRQITKIRQQNGDLTVNHDEINKSFQDFYTSLCHSEFPQDCGTMCDFLGKLNFPKLSPDDLSILETPMTNAEIKGVISSMNSGKAPGPDGYTAEFLECFSTTLSPWLYKVFEEAIRLGNLPQSFYRASSSLILKKDKDPTDCASYRPISLLNVNSKIFSKLLASRLEMVLPQIISEDLTGFIKNRYSFFNVRRLLNIVYTPSHNISECVISLDAEKAFDRVEWPYLFNVLEEFNFSLTFISWIKLIYHTPVASVFTNNQRSPFFCLFRGTRQGCPLSPLLFDIALEPLAIAIRESQDILGINHGTDTHKLSLYADDLLIFISNPEKSIPVVLSLLAQFSDFSGYKLNLNKSELFPLNRLVPIFGNLPFKLVNDSIIYLGIKITKNHKDLFKVNFVPLIDQMKCLFTKWSPLSLSLIGRINAIKMVILPKFLYIFQAVPIFIPKSFFTNVDSKISTYICQNKNPRLGKIYLQKAKKEDGLALPNFRFYYWAVNIRYLICWLKDWDGSFSPHWVSLEIKSVLGFALGSILGTSLPFALSKLPKQIDNPIVKHTLRIWFQFQKFFGLTQFVLNIPIVSNCFIHPSIIDQAYSAWKTKGLQ, from the coding sequence atgaatgaaCAGATCGACTTCTTTTCAACCAACTCCACGGAAGATATTTCttacggaacactttgggacacttttaaagcatatatacgtggacagattatttcttatactgttggtctgagaaaacgcataaagaaggaagctcttttattggttgataaaattaaagagattgacaagaaatatttgattacacctagtaaggagctttacaagcaaagggttgaacttcaaacagaatatagtttattacttacatcttcgattgaaaatcaactgatgaagtccagatctgatttttatatacatagtgataaatcgggtaaactgctagctagtcaattgaagaatgctttggttaaacgtcaaattactaagatccgtcagcaaaatggggatttgacagttaaccatgatgagataaataagtcatttcaagatttttatacttccctatgtcattctgaatttcctcaggattgtggtaccatgtgtgattttcttgggaaattgaatttcccaaaattatcaccagatgatctttcaatattggaaaCTCCTATGACTaatgcagaaatcaaaggggttatttcctccatgaattcagggaaagcacctggtccggatgggtatacagcagaattTTTAGAATGTTTTTccactactctttctccttggttatataaggtttttgaagaagcaattagattgggcaatttgccacaatctttttatagagcttccagctctttaatattgaagaaagataaagaccctactgattgcgcatcctatagaccaatatccttattgaatgtaaattctaagattttttccaagttacttgcatccaggttggagatggtattaccccaaattatctcggaagatctaaccggttttattaaaaatcgttattctttttttaatgttaggaggttattgaatattgtgtatactccttcacataatatttcagaatgtgttatttcattagatgcggagaaagcatttgacagagttgaatggccatacttatttaatgtgttggaggagtttaattttagtctgacatttatttcctggattaaactgatttatcatactccagtagcctcggtgtttactaataatcaaagatctccctttttttgtttatttcggggcactagacaaggctgtcctcttagcccactattatttgatattgctttagaacccttggcaattgctatcagagaatcacaggatattcttggtattaatcatgggacagatactcataagttatctttgtatgcagatgatttattaatatttatttctaatcctgagaaatctattcctgtagttttatcattgttggctcaatttagtgatttttctgggtataaattaaatcttaataagagtgaattgtttcctttaaatagactgGTCCCAATTTTTGGaaacttaccttttaaattagttaatgactctattatttacttagggattaaaatcacaaaaaaccataaagacttatttaaggttaattttgtacccttaattgatcagatgaaatgcttgtttactaagtggtcaccattatctttatctctgataggtaggattaatgctataaagatggttattttacctaagtttttatatatttttcaagcggtaccaatttttattccgaaatctttttttactaatgttgattcaaaaatttccacatatatatgtcagaataaaaatcccaggttaggtaaaatatacttacagaaggcaaagaaggaagatgggttagcattgcctaattttagattttattattgggcagttaatattagatatttgatatgttggttgaaagattgggatggatcttttagccctcattgggtgagcctggaaattaaatcggtactaggttttgcactgggttctattttggggacttctctcccttttgctctttctaaattgccgaaacaaattgacaacccgatagttaaacatactttacgtatatggtttcaatttcagaaattctttgggttgactcagtttgttttaaatattcctattgtatccaattgttttatccacccttcaattatagaccaagcttattcggcttggaagacTAAGGGATTACAATGA